One genomic segment of Catalinimonas alkaloidigena includes these proteins:
- a CDS encoding acyltransferase family protein encodes MIDTQPKPIADPHLTIKKSERLLSLDLFRGATMFLLVGETTELYHHALEFSSEGSFLHALALQFHHHPWNGLRFWDLVQPFFMFIVGVAMVFSLQKRVHFPDDWKKASHHIYKRCALLFAFGVMLHCVYSGKLVWELWNVLTQLSFTILVAFFLFRQTIKTQIIASFGFLLLTEVLYRFILIDGFEQPFVQGENFGAWMDMVLMGKINGGGWVTINCLPTAAHTIWGVVAGKILISDRSASEKLKPLMIAGLLGLVVGYTMDFAGITPIIKRIATTSFTIVTGGWCLLVLAATYWLVDVKKVRAGVFFFSIVGMNSIFIYLFTQTVGHQWVNDFTAIFTDGVLSWIGANAHTMAIVASIAVFALYWYLCYWLYKRKIFFKV; translated from the coding sequence ATGATTGATACCCAGCCGAAACCTATTGCCGATCCTCATTTAACCATTAAGAAATCTGAAAGATTACTTTCTTTAGACCTTTTCCGAGGGGCAACCATGTTTTTGCTGGTAGGTGAAACCACCGAACTTTATCATCATGCACTTGAGTTTAGTTCTGAAGGAAGTTTTTTGCATGCATTAGCATTGCAGTTTCATCATCACCCCTGGAATGGCCTAAGATTTTGGGACCTGGTGCAGCCCTTCTTCATGTTTATTGTCGGAGTAGCCATGGTTTTTTCTTTGCAAAAACGTGTTCATTTTCCGGATGACTGGAAAAAGGCAAGTCACCATATTTACAAACGCTGTGCCCTGCTCTTTGCATTTGGCGTAATGCTGCACTGTGTATATAGCGGAAAGTTAGTATGGGAACTCTGGAACGTACTCACCCAACTGTCTTTTACTATACTGGTCGCTTTTTTTCTTTTTCGCCAAACTATCAAGACTCAGATCATTGCTTCTTTTGGATTTTTGTTGTTGACTGAGGTTTTGTATCGCTTTATACTCATTGATGGCTTTGAACAGCCTTTTGTACAAGGAGAAAACTTTGGTGCCTGGATGGATATGGTTTTGATGGGAAAAATTAATGGAGGGGGATGGGTCACCATCAACTGCTTACCTACTGCAGCTCATACCATCTGGGGAGTAGTTGCGGGAAAAATACTAATCTCAGACAGAAGTGCTTCTGAGAAACTGAAGCCTCTTATGATAGCTGGTCTTTTAGGCTTAGTCGTTGGATATACTATGGATTTTGCTGGTATTACACCTATCATCAAGCGTATTGCAACTACCTCCTTCACCATTGTCACCGGAGGCTGGTGTCTGTTGGTTTTAGCCGCAACTTACTGGCTGGTAGATGTCAAAAAAGTACGGGCAGGCGTATTCTTTTTTAGCATAGTGGGCATGAACTCTATTTTTATCTACCTCTTTACACAAACAGTGGGTCATCAATGGGTCAATGACTTCACAGCCATTTTTACCGATGGTGTACTCAGCTGGATAGGAGCCAATGCACATACGATGGCAATTGTCGCTTCTATTGCGGTGTTTGCCCTTTACTGGTACTTATGTTACTGGCTATACAAGAGAAAAATATTTTTTAAGGTATAG
- a CDS encoding sodium:solute symporter family protein, protein MDVQIWTYIIVGLTFALYIGIAIWSRAGSTRDFYVAGGGVPPLANGMATAADWMSAASFISMAGLISFMGYDGAVYLMGWTGGYVLLALLLAPYLRKFGKFTVPDFIGDRYYSELARTVAVICALFVSFTYVAGQMRGVGVVFSRFLQVEIELGVIIGMAIVFFYAVLGGMKGITYTQVAQYCVLIFAFMVPAIFISIQLTGHFFPQIGFGATLEGTDTYLLDRLDGLSQELGFNAYTNGSKSTMDVFAITAALMAGTAGLPHVIVRFFTVPRVKDARISAGYALVFIAILYTTAPAISAFARVNLIDTVVDKNYSEIPEWFKNWEQTGLLAWIDKNEDGVVQYSNGAVISGITPEFIEGEKGSFGQRIVSNVDTSSPNELYVDRDIIVLANPEIANLPNWVIALVAAGGLAAALSTAAGLLLVISTSVSHDLIKKQIMPDINDKGELIIARAAAAVAVIIAGYFGINPPGYVAAVVALAFGLAAASFFPAIIMGIFYKRMNKEGAVSGMIVGLLSMIFYMLKFKFNLLGESTPEDWWFGVSPEGFGFVAMLINFVVSMVVCHLSTPPPADVQEIVETIRFPRGAGRAGGH, encoded by the coding sequence ATGGACGTACAAATCTGGACCTATATCATCGTAGGTCTCACCTTCGCCCTCTATATCGGCATTGCCATCTGGTCAAGAGCAGGATCTACCAGAGATTTTTATGTTGCCGGCGGGGGTGTACCTCCCCTTGCCAATGGCATGGCAACCGCTGCCGACTGGATGTCAGCCGCCTCTTTTATTTCTATGGCAGGGCTCATTTCATTTATGGGCTATGATGGCGCTGTCTACTTAATGGGCTGGACCGGGGGATACGTCTTACTGGCACTGTTGCTGGCACCCTATCTGCGTAAATTTGGTAAGTTTACTGTACCTGATTTTATAGGAGACCGCTATTATTCTGAACTTGCCCGTACTGTAGCCGTGATCTGCGCTCTCTTTGTTTCTTTTACATATGTAGCGGGACAGATGCGAGGTGTAGGCGTGGTCTTTTCCCGCTTCCTGCAGGTAGAGATTGAGCTGGGCGTAATTATCGGTATGGCGATCGTTTTCTTCTACGCTGTACTAGGAGGTATGAAAGGCATAACTTATACCCAGGTAGCGCAATATTGTGTGCTCATCTTTGCCTTCATGGTACCAGCCATATTTATTTCTATACAATTGACAGGGCACTTTTTTCCGCAGATAGGTTTTGGAGCTACCCTTGAAGGGACTGATACTTACTTGTTGGACCGTCTGGACGGCCTGAGTCAGGAATTAGGGTTTAATGCCTATACCAACGGTAGTAAAAGTACGATGGACGTATTTGCCATCACTGCTGCCCTCATGGCAGGTACCGCAGGATTACCACATGTGATTGTCCGCTTCTTTACTGTTCCCCGCGTAAAAGACGCGCGAATTTCAGCGGGCTATGCTTTGGTATTTATTGCCATTCTTTATACGACTGCACCTGCTATTTCTGCTTTTGCCAGGGTGAATTTAATTGACACTGTGGTGGACAAAAATTATAGTGAAATCCCTGAATGGTTTAAAAACTGGGAGCAAACGGGTTTGTTAGCCTGGATTGACAAGAATGAGGACGGTGTAGTGCAGTACAGCAATGGCGCGGTAATCAGTGGCATCACCCCCGAATTTATAGAAGGTGAGAAAGGCTCGTTCGGACAAAGAATCGTATCTAATGTAGACACTTCATCTCCCAACGAACTCTATGTAGACCGCGACATTATAGTGCTGGCTAATCCTGAAATTGCTAATCTACCAAACTGGGTGATAGCGCTGGTAGCTGCCGGTGGTTTGGCTGCCGCCCTTTCTACAGCTGCCGGATTGTTACTGGTTATTTCCACTTCAGTTTCTCATGACCTGATCAAAAAACAGATCATGCCGGATATCAACGACAAAGGAGAGTTAATTATAGCGCGTGCTGCCGCGGCAGTAGCCGTGATCATCGCAGGCTATTTTGGTATCAACCCACCCGGCTATGTAGCGGCTGTCGTTGCCCTGGCTTTTGGTCTGGCAGCGGCATCCTTTTTTCCGGCAATCATTATGGGTATATTTTACAAACGCATGAACAAAGAAGGGGCAGTAAGTGGGATGATCGTAGGCCTGTTGTCCATGATTTTTTACATGCTTAAGTTTAAGTTTAACCTACTCGGTGAGAGTACACCTGAAGACTGGTGGTTTGGCGTTTCGCCCGAAGGCTTCGGCTTTGTGGCCATGCTGATCAACTTCGTCGTCTCTATGGTTGTTTGTCACCTTAGTACTCCTCCCCCCGCTGATGTACAGGAAATCGTAGAAACCATAAGATTCCCCAGAGGTGCTGGTAGAGCGGGTGGTCATTAA
- a CDS encoding M56 family metallopeptidase: MRAYLLTSIFLACVLPVLDTTVPSTLSAIDTPPDNAYGWNTYDWLNLKSYTKATSENTSAKAINWLLMLPLFLYIGGIVYKSWVLCKELHKISRLISCHPKVKESQYMIVYQAEHLSTFSFLNYIFLGKGVEGLHAWEVAKIKAHEQVHVRQKHSLDLLFFELFSIVFWFNPLVTYLKESLQNVHEFLADEEVSGKGKQQKAYAHLLIKLSGPADSITLATSFTKKQIHNRITMLMKTRTLALKKFYVLTAYTSDRFLTLSFFLHR, translated from the coding sequence ATGCGCGCATATTTACTGACGAGTATTTTTCTGGCTTGTGTACTTCCGGTGCTTGATACTACTGTTCCTTCCACACTTTCTGCGATAGATACTCCGCCTGATAATGCTTATGGATGGAATACCTATGATTGGCTGAACCTAAAGAGTTATACAAAAGCCACCTCCGAAAATACCTCAGCCAAGGCAATAAACTGGCTACTAATGTTACCACTATTTTTGTACATAGGAGGCATTGTATACAAAAGCTGGGTTCTTTGTAAGGAGTTACACAAAATCAGCAGACTTATCAGTTGTCATCCAAAAGTGAAAGAAAGCCAATACATGATAGTCTATCAGGCGGAGCACTTATCCACATTTTCTTTTCTAAACTACATTTTTCTTGGAAAGGGAGTGGAAGGCCTGCATGCTTGGGAAGTAGCAAAGATTAAAGCGCATGAACAGGTACATGTCCGACAAAAGCACAGCCTGGACTTACTGTTTTTTGAGCTTTTCAGCATTGTTTTTTGGTTTAACCCCCTTGTAACGTATCTGAAAGAAAGCTTGCAGAACGTGCATGAGTTTCTGGCAGATGAAGAAGTCTCGGGAAAGGGAAAGCAACAAAAAGCTTATGCTCATCTACTCATCAAACTATCCGGTCCTGCTGATTCAATTACACTGGCAACCAGCTTTACCAAAAAACAAATCCATAACAGAATTACGATGCTCATGAAAACCAGAACATTAGCCCTCAAGAAGTTTTATGTTCTTACTGCTTATACCTCTGATCGCTTCCTTACTCTTTCTTTTTTCCTGCATAGATGA
- a CDS encoding DUF4249 domain-containing protein has protein sequence MKFFDIPGTFTIVLLSVIFLSCEQDIAVELPEYEPKLVVEGWIEQGKYPQVILTQSAAYFDKIDSASMRESVVTTAKVTVSDGEQEEVLTLKKKDAFFPAYVYEGNEIRGNVGKSYSLKIESQGKTYTAETTIPEVAYIDSLWFKALSSKDTLGQIWARVYDDESQANQYRIFTRRRGKDKGYVPVYLSAISDEIFNGEKVDFTLLRGAESLSNVTDDLYFDVGDTVHIKFCTMDMNHYRYWNSLERELYASKNPLSASGNKVLSNVEGVDVIGVWGGYGASYFTIIAR, from the coding sequence ATGAAGTTTTTCGATATTCCGGGCACTTTTACCATAGTATTATTATCAGTCATCTTCCTTTCCTGTGAGCAGGATATTGCAGTTGAACTCCCCGAATATGAGCCAAAGCTGGTGGTAGAAGGTTGGATAGAACAAGGCAAATATCCACAGGTAATACTTACCCAAAGTGCTGCGTATTTTGATAAAATTGATTCAGCTTCTATGCGTGAGTCTGTTGTTACTACTGCTAAGGTAACCGTAAGTGATGGCGAACAGGAAGAAGTTCTGACCTTAAAGAAAAAAGACGCTTTCTTTCCTGCTTATGTGTACGAGGGGAACGAAATCAGAGGGAACGTTGGTAAATCCTATAGTCTGAAAATTGAATCACAAGGCAAAACTTATACTGCTGAGACCACTATTCCAGAAGTGGCTTACATAGATAGTCTTTGGTTTAAAGCTCTTTCTTCTAAAGATACGCTGGGGCAAATATGGGCCAGAGTTTATGATGACGAATCGCAAGCAAATCAGTACCGGATTTTCACCCGCCGAAGAGGAAAGGACAAAGGCTATGTGCCAGTATATCTCTCAGCCATTAGCGACGAAATTTTTAATGGCGAAAAAGTTGATTTTACTTTATTAAGAGGAGCAGAATCACTCAGTAATGTAACTGATGATCTGTATTTTGATGTGGGTGATACGGTGCATATTAAGTTTTGTACTATGGACATGAACCACTACCGCTACTGGAACAGCCTGGAAAGAGAGCTCTATGCTTCTAAAAATCCTTTGTCAGCTTCAGGAAATAAGGTGCTATCAAATGTGGAGGGAGTGGATGTAATAGGAGTATGGGGAGGGTATGGTGCCTCTTACTTTACCATTATTGCCAGGTAA
- a CDS encoding MarC family protein, whose amino-acid sequence MDIISVVIGFLVMLNPFALFLYLKPVMQDLSDQHFLKVFFRATLISFFVFLFFLLLGDFIFKKVFQIYFESFRIFGGVILFSFAYLFIVKGQRGFIQIKEDLDDLASEIALPFMVGAGTISLSILMGDQLMFYESILSLVIIMIVNFTFVIGLKEMRQRITSRKLKVAFDKNLDILTRINGFFVGAIGVDMVIRGIENLIQRS is encoded by the coding sequence ATGGATATCATCTCTGTAGTCATTGGTTTTTTAGTTATGCTCAATCCATTTGCGCTTTTTCTATACTTAAAACCAGTGATGCAAGACCTGAGTGATCAGCATTTTTTAAAGGTCTTTTTCAGAGCTACTCTGATCTCATTCTTTGTCTTTTTATTTTTCCTATTGTTAGGAGACTTCATCTTTAAAAAGGTTTTTCAGATCTATTTTGAATCTTTCCGGATTTTTGGAGGAGTTATTCTCTTTTCATTCGCCTACCTTTTTATCGTGAAAGGCCAACGGGGATTTATTCAGATCAAAGAAGACCTGGACGACCTGGCTTCAGAGATCGCGCTTCCCTTTATGGTGGGTGCCGGCACAATTTCGCTATCTATCCTGATGGGGGACCAGCTGATGTTTTACGAAAGCATACTTTCTTTGGTGATAATTATGATTGTGAATTTTACCTTCGTAATCGGCTTAAAAGAAATGAGACAACGTATTACTTCTCGTAAACTGAAAGTCGCTTTTGATAAAAACCTAGATATACTCACCAGAATCAACGGCTTTTTTGTAGGGGCAATCGGAGTGGATATGGTAATAAGAGGCATTGAAAACCTGATTCAAAGGAGTTGA
- a CDS encoding alkene reductase has product MSKEQALLQSYTSGSLKLKNRVVMAPMTRSRADNPEKAPSRALQGEYYKQRASAGLIITEGSQISPRAVGYVNTPGIHSQAQVEGWKEVTQAVHDEGGKIFIQLWHVGRISHPDFHDGELPLAPSAINPDAKSFTPEGFKETVTPKAMSIEEIKETIQDFKNAARNAMEAGFDGVEIHSSNGYLLHQFFSSTSNIRTDAYGGSIENRTRILFEIIDAIKEVMPEDRIGLRLNPSLHGIFGMEMNEESIPTFDYIVNKLNAYDLAYLHLSEPFTDVSSLPFAETQIAKRYRPIYKGTLIINANFDQEKGNAVIEAGNADLVAFGKPYVSNPDLVERFEQNAPLNEWDSNTFYTPGVKGYLDYPVLEEVVS; this is encoded by the coding sequence ATGAGCAAAGAACAAGCTTTACTGCAATCATATACATCGGGTAGTCTGAAACTAAAGAACAGAGTGGTGATGGCTCCGATGACCAGAAGTCGTGCTGATAATCCTGAAAAAGCTCCGAGTAGAGCATTACAGGGTGAATATTACAAGCAAAGGGCTTCAGCAGGCTTGATCATTACTGAAGGTTCTCAGATTTCTCCCCGGGCCGTGGGTTATGTCAACACTCCAGGCATTCATTCTCAAGCCCAGGTGGAAGGCTGGAAAGAAGTGACACAGGCAGTGCATGATGAAGGTGGAAAAATATTTATTCAATTGTGGCATGTAGGACGTATTTCTCATCCTGATTTTCACGACGGGGAACTTCCTTTAGCGCCCTCAGCCATCAACCCTGATGCCAAGTCATTTACACCAGAAGGGTTTAAAGAAACGGTTACGCCCAAAGCAATGAGCATTGAAGAAATCAAGGAAACCATTCAGGACTTCAAAAATGCTGCAAGAAATGCGATGGAAGCTGGTTTTGATGGCGTAGAAATCCATTCTTCCAATGGGTACCTGCTGCACCAGTTCTTTAGTAGCACCTCCAATATACGCACTGATGCGTACGGAGGTAGTATAGAAAACCGCACCAGAATACTATTTGAAATTATTGACGCGATCAAGGAGGTAATGCCTGAAGACAGAATCGGTTTAAGACTAAACCCATCTTTACACGGTATTTTCGGAATGGAGATGAATGAGGAAAGCATTCCTACCTTTGACTATATTGTCAATAAGCTAAATGCGTATGACCTGGCTTACCTTCATTTGTCCGAGCCTTTTACCGATGTGTCCTCACTTCCTTTTGCGGAAACGCAAATCGCCAAAAGATACCGTCCGATCTACAAAGGCACGCTGATTATCAATGCTAATTTTGATCAGGAGAAAGGTAATGCAGTGATAGAGGCTGGTAATGCAGATTTGGTAGCTTTTGGCAAACCTTATGTATCCAATCCCGATCTGGTTGAGAGATTTGAGCAAAACGCTCCTCTCAATGAGTGGGACAGCAACACTTTTTATACGCCCGGCGTAAAAGGCTATCTGGATTACCCGGTCCTGGAAGAAGTCGTTAGCTAA
- a CDS encoding POTRA domain-containing protein, which produces MFLLLIPLIASLLFLFSCIDEGHEDLQSVTDAALVEQPNAQASIKDGNKIASIRWEGNSVYSDEQLSEALDLKPGDFYNEELLNSRLYYNPGLDDLSSLYMDHGYLFFNISVKEIKVEPGVNELVFDIYEGEQVKTKNIIIKGNQSVSKEEILSQLVIKSGDWFNRADLIASQKAIAEMGYFDAKNVRINPIPHADEGTVDIEFVLTEINAKN; this is translated from the coding sequence ATGTTCTTACTGCTTATACCTCTGATCGCTTCCTTACTCTTTCTTTTTTCCTGCATAGATGAAGGTCATGAGGATCTACAATCCGTAACCGATGCTGCACTTGTTGAGCAACCCAATGCTCAGGCTTCTATTAAAGATGGCAATAAGATAGCCAGTATCCGCTGGGAAGGTAATTCGGTATATAGTGATGAACAGCTTAGCGAAGCATTGGATCTAAAGCCAGGAGATTTTTACAATGAAGAGCTTTTAAATTCCCGCTTATATTATAATCCAGGCCTTGATGATCTTTCTTCACTGTATATGGATCATGGTTATCTGTTCTTCAATATCAGTGTTAAAGAGATTAAAGTTGAGCCTGGAGTTAATGAACTTGTATTTGACATTTATGAAGGTGAGCAGGTTAAGACTAAAAATATCATCATCAAAGGAAATCAATCTGTAAGCAAAGAGGAGATTCTCAGCCAATTAGTCATTAAATCCGGCGACTGGTTCAATCGTGCTGATTTGATTGCATCGCAAAAAGCGATCGCTGAGATGGGATATTTTGATGCTAAAAACGTAAGAATTAATCCAATTCCTCATGCTGATGAAGGAACCGTAGACATTGAGTTTGTGCTCACAGAAATCAATGCAAAAAATTAA
- a CDS encoding amidohydrolase family protein, translated as MRNLFLISLLSAVFFMPGHSHAQSSEDDPNQLLLKNHRPNSIYNIPQTSVEAASFPLIDMHTHPYVKNEEELDQWVQTMDDLNIDKSVILTYATGEAFDSLYHFFQKYPDRFILFCGFDYSAYEDDDFAEKSVKELERCFEVGARGVGELGDKGAGLFYSKPNPAYGMHIDDERMKPLIEKCGELGIPISIHVAEPIWMYEPMDSTNDGLMNAFKWRLDNKENIKGHAEMVKTLENAVSNHPGTTFIACHYANSSYDLSILGKLFDQYPNLYADISARYAETAAIPRNVNRFFTRYANRLVYGTDMGTDKEMYQTTFRILESDDEHFYDHSISSYHWALNGYGLNREVLEKVYRINALKVLKLDN; from the coding sequence ATGCGTAATCTATTTTTGATTTCCTTGCTATCAGCTGTCTTTTTTATGCCTGGTCATTCACACGCTCAGTCTTCTGAGGACGATCCCAATCAACTGTTACTAAAGAACCATCGCCCCAATTCTATTTACAATATTCCTCAGACATCAGTTGAAGCAGCTAGTTTTCCGCTGATTGATATGCATACCCACCCTTATGTGAAGAATGAAGAGGAACTGGATCAATGGGTGCAAACAATGGATGATCTTAATATTGATAAGTCGGTCATTCTTACCTATGCTACTGGCGAGGCCTTTGATTCGCTTTATCATTTTTTTCAAAAGTACCCTGATCGTTTTATCCTTTTCTGCGGTTTTGACTATTCGGCTTATGAAGATGACGATTTTGCAGAAAAGTCAGTGAAAGAACTGGAACGTTGTTTTGAGGTAGGCGCCAGAGGAGTAGGGGAGCTAGGTGATAAAGGGGCTGGCCTGTTTTATTCTAAACCCAATCCTGCTTACGGCATGCACATTGATGATGAGCGTATGAAGCCCTTAATTGAGAAGTGTGGTGAGCTGGGCATACCGATCAGTATACATGTGGCTGAACCCATCTGGATGTATGAGCCCATGGACTCCACCAATGATGGTTTGATGAATGCCTTTAAATGGCGTCTGGATAATAAAGAAAATATCAAAGGGCATGCTGAGATGGTTAAGACCCTGGAAAATGCAGTAAGCAATCATCCCGGCACCACCTTTATTGCCTGTCATTATGCTAATAGCTCTTACGACCTCTCTATACTTGGAAAACTCTTTGATCAGTATCCGAATCTTTATGCGGATATCTCAGCACGATATGCTGAAACCGCTGCCATTCCACGAAATGTCAATCGCTTCTTTACTCGGTATGCCAATCGCCTGGTATATGGTACGGACATGGGGACTGACAAAGAAATGTATCAGACTACTTTCAGAATATTAGAAAGTGATGATGAGCATTTTTATGACCATAGCATATCTTCTTACCACTGGGCATTAAATGGCTATGGTTTAAACAGAGAGGTTTTGGAGAAAGTATATAGAATTAATGCCCTGAAAGTGCTCAAACTTGATAATTGA
- the acs gene encoding acetate--CoA ligase — MSHKIQTLAGYIHDYDRSVQQPEKFWSRIAESFYWRKQWDKVVEWDFDKPDIKWFVNGKLNITENIFERHLFTRGDQPAIIWEPNEPDGENRILSLRELYEETCKFANAMKANGVQKGDRVIIYMPMVPEAAVAMLACARIGAVHSIVFAGFSASSLTDRINDCEAKMVLTSDGNFRGAKNIPVKKVVDEALENTSSIEKVIVLNRTGAEVNMKEGRDLWWHEAIEGQSAECKAEEMDSEDMLFILYTSGSTGKPKGVVHTCGGYMVFTDYTFQNVFQYSTGDVYWCTADVGWITGHSYIVYGPLLAGATTLMYEGVPTYPDAGRFWKIVDKYKVNQFYTAPTAIRALQAHGTEPLEPYSLDSLRVIGSVGEPINEEAWHWYHDHVGKNKCPIVDTWWQTETGGILISAIAGVTPTKPSYASLPLPGVQPVILDNDGKELKGNSVEGNLCIKFPWPSILRTTYGDHERCRQTYFSAFKGYYFTGDGVKRDEDGYYRILGRVDDVINVSGHRMGTAEIENAINEHPKVIESAVVGYPHDIKGQGIYAFVICDMTDRSEENLKNEIRSTVTKIIGPIAKPEKIQIVPGLPKTRSGKIMRRILRKIAQGDTSSLGDTSTLLNPDVVEEIKNGAVE; from the coding sequence ATGAGTCATAAAATTCAAACGCTGGCTGGCTATATTCATGATTACGACAGAAGTGTACAACAACCCGAAAAGTTTTGGTCCAGAATTGCAGAATCTTTTTACTGGAGAAAACAATGGGATAAGGTCGTAGAATGGGATTTTGATAAGCCTGACATCAAATGGTTTGTAAATGGCAAGCTCAATATCACTGAAAATATTTTTGAAAGGCACCTCTTTACCCGGGGTGATCAACCGGCCATTATCTGGGAGCCCAACGAACCGGATGGTGAGAACCGTATACTGTCTTTACGAGAGCTTTATGAAGAGACCTGCAAGTTTGCCAATGCTATGAAGGCGAATGGTGTACAGAAAGGGGATCGTGTCATCATCTACATGCCCATGGTACCTGAGGCTGCTGTTGCAATGCTCGCTTGTGCACGCATTGGAGCGGTTCATTCTATCGTATTCGCTGGCTTCTCAGCTTCTTCACTTACTGATCGCATCAATGACTGCGAGGCTAAAATGGTGCTGACCTCCGACGGAAATTTCAGAGGAGCTAAAAATATTCCGGTAAAGAAGGTCGTAGACGAAGCTTTAGAAAATACTTCATCCATAGAAAAAGTAATCGTACTTAACCGCACCGGCGCTGAAGTCAACATGAAAGAGGGACGTGATCTCTGGTGGCATGAAGCCATTGAAGGGCAGTCTGCTGAATGCAAAGCTGAGGAGATGGACTCAGAAGATATGCTCTTCATCCTCTATACTTCCGGCTCTACCGGTAAGCCTAAAGGAGTAGTACATACCTGCGGTGGCTATATGGTTTTCACGGATTATACTTTCCAGAATGTGTTTCAGTACAGTACCGGAGATGTATACTGGTGTACTGCCGATGTAGGCTGGATTACCGGACACTCTTATATCGTATACGGTCCTTTGTTAGCTGGTGCTACCACCCTGATGTACGAAGGGGTACCTACCTACCCGGATGCCGGGCGCTTCTGGAAAATCGTAGACAAGTATAAAGTAAATCAATTTTATACTGCTCCTACAGCTATCCGTGCGCTTCAGGCCCATGGCACTGAGCCTCTGGAGCCTTATTCTCTTGATTCTCTACGGGTAATAGGCTCGGTAGGTGAGCCCATTAACGAAGAAGCGTGGCACTGGTATCATGACCATGTGGGTAAAAATAAATGTCCAATTGTAGACACCTGGTGGCAGACCGAAACCGGTGGTATCCTGATTTCAGCAATCGCCGGTGTGACGCCTACCAAACCTTCTTACGCCTCTTTACCGCTACCCGGAGTTCAGCCTGTAATTCTGGACAATGATGGCAAAGAGCTGAAAGGTAATAGCGTAGAAGGTAATCTTTGTATCAAATTCCCCTGGCCTTCTATTTTGAGAACTACTTACGGGGACCATGAGCGGTGCCGTCAGACCTACTTCTCAGCTTTTAAAGGCTATTACTTCACCGGTGACGGTGTGAAGCGTGACGAAGATGGATACTACAGAATTCTGGGAAGAGTAGATGATGTGATCAATGTTTCCGGTCACCGAATGGGTACTGCCGAGATTGAAAACGCGATCAACGAACATCCCAAAGTAATTGAGTCTGCTGTAGTAGGTTACCCTCACGACATCAAAGGGCAGGGAATTTATGCTTTTGTCATCTGTGATATGACTGATCGTTCTGAAGAAAACCTGAAAAACGAAATAAGGTCAACGGTTACCAAAATCATTGGACCAATCGCCAAGCCGGAGAAGATTCAGATTGTTCCGGGCTTGCCTAAAACACGTTCAGGTAAAATTATGCGCCGTATTTTGAGAAAAATTGCACAGGGCGATACTTCCAGCCTGGGAGATACTTCTACCCTGCTGAATCCTGATGTGGTAGAAGAGATCAAGAATGGCGCTGTGGAGTAA
- a CDS encoding BlaI/MecI/CopY family transcriptional regulator has protein sequence MEELTKAEERIMQIFWKLKKAFVKDVIEELPDDPKPPYNTISSVVRILEKKGYLGFTAYGKTHQYHPVISKAAYRKMYIKKLLSGYFDNSPASLLSFMVREENLSEEELQKLKDIIDRSSEQ, from the coding sequence ATGGAAGAGCTAACCAAAGCCGAAGAGCGTATCATGCAAATCTTCTGGAAGCTTAAAAAAGCTTTTGTAAAAGATGTGATTGAGGAATTGCCGGATGATCCCAAACCGCCTTACAACACAATTTCATCCGTAGTGAGGATACTGGAGAAAAAAGGATACCTGGGTTTTACAGCTTATGGAAAAACGCATCAGTATCATCCTGTCATCAGTAAAGCGGCTTACCGTAAAATGTACATAAAGAAGTTGCTGTCAGGCTACTTTGACAATTCACCGGCCTCTCTCCTCTCCTTTATGGTTAGAGAAGAGAACTTAAGTGAAGAAGAGCTCCAGAAGTTGAAAGATATTATTGATAGATCGTCAGAGCAATGA